The Gadus chalcogrammus isolate NIFS_2021 chromosome 14, NIFS_Gcha_1.0, whole genome shotgun sequence sequence TGACTGGATAAACATCCCTGGAATGGACACACTTCATAACACAGTAAAACCATACTACAGACACactaaatacaaaacacacatgcagcctTTAAATACGAACGCCTTAAACTTTTTGTTAAAACGTAACTTCATTTTAACAAGTAATTCCAACAACGGTATGGATATTTGGACAAGGGGAGGCAGATGTACAAAACACTGGCATTAAAGATGGCAACATGATCCATCTTTATTTGTGAGTGTTTATGCAAGTTTATgttgaacaaaaaaataaattctcGCCAATATCCTACCAACATTCCACCGACGCAAATACAAAGATACAAAGAGAGCAGCTTACTGGATGGCCATTTGCGTGTTTGCGTGAGTACCTGAGAAGAACTGAACTATTTCCTCCTTGCTGCAGCCAAACGGCAGGCCTCTCAGTCTCAACATGCAGCCGCTGCAGCCGTCGTAGTCCGCGGGCCCGCTGCGCTTCAGCACCCAGTCCATTTCACTGCGGTTCGATTTGAACACTGCACCGAGAGCCAAACACAATACAACAGGTCTGCACCGGTCAACGCCGGCCCGTGTGCATCACACCAACTCAACCAAACTGAAATCTTCCCCGGTTATGGTGgattgtgttaatgtgttttatgttttaagGTACAATTATTGAAAAGGTATGGCAGTCCGTGGTCAATGCCGGGCAGGTAACATCACACAAATTCAAAAAACGGTAttctttcaattcaattcaatttgtatagcccttaatcaccattacagtatcaaagggcttaacaggccaaatatttagggtggattgtgttcatgtattttatgtaaagataagataattaaaaaaagGTATGAAAGTTTGTGGTCAATGCCGAGAAGTTAACAACACACTAATTACACAAAAATGAATTCTTCCCCATCTATGGTGGATTGTGTATATGTATTTTATGTTCACTCTTTGTAGCATATGTAGAGATATGGAGAGATCCTGGGGGTCACCTACCCTCTATGTAGCGATGCCCCATGTATTTGCGGTCCTTAGCGATGGCGTTCTTAAAGTCCTCAGCGTTTATGAGCTCAACGAAAGCCTCTCCGCTCGGACGGCCTTCTTTAGAGAAGGTGAAACACACGCCGTTCACCTGGCCCACGATGTCACAGTCTGAACACACAAAGCCACCCAACCACCGGGCATCACCGTTAAGAAATTCAGCATAAACACCAGCTCAAACAAAATGTACAGGAAATGCTGTGAATGCATGATCGCTAACTTATGGTGTTGTCAATGTAACCGATGACTGAGCTTTGTGGAATGGAGGGTGGCTTGTAATCCAAACTTTAGCGAAATGTTTGAATAATGTGGGGGACTGTTAATGTGCTTTAAAAACTAAGCGATATAAAATATGGATTATAGTGTCGAGAGAGAAATACGAATATCATCCTCCTCgactacatattttttttaagagtACGTTCTTTGGCCCCAATGATTCCTGTAGGTAAATTTGGTGGAACAGGTTTTTAATCTGCCTCACTGTTTAACGGGATGCTTATGTGACCCAGTCAGGCAGTATTGCATGGGTGTTGGCTGAAATGTAGGGCTATCTGCCCAATGTGCTGATATAGGTGAAcacatgtgagtgagtgtactCTGACCAGAAAAAAAACTGGCCACTTCTTCCTGAGTGCAGGACCAGGGAAGACCTCGGATGCGTACCACATAACCCTCCTCATTTGAAGACATCACTCCTGCCATAAGCAGAACAACATGTGTTGCATGAAAAACGTGCGTTATTACATGATTGTACACGAAAACATCAATATTTCCCATTACCCTGAGCACAGACGTGTAAATTCGCTATTGGACTTAAGGTGTGGCTTCCTTACTTGTTTTCCATAATATATGGGCAGAATTTTGTTCAAGAGCAATTTATCCCGTATTTACATTAATTTACATATGTTGATGAAAATCCAGAAAGCAGCATCGTTATAGCAAACGCATTGTTATCAGTTAAAGATACCACTTAGTACTGTAGTACACCTCAATGAAAATAACGATATGACAGTGAGCTTAGCTTTGACTACAGCTGAAGTTACAGCCCAGCCCCACAAAACCGCTGTCCAGAGAACCAGCTGGGCTGTCAGTTGTTAGCTTTGACTACAGCTGAAGTTACAGCCCAGCCCAACATGACCACTGTCCAGAACCAGCTGTGCTGTCAGGGACCAGTGTTCAGCCTGGACTACAACTAGAGTTGGAGCCCAACCCACTAGGACTTCTGTCTAGAACCAGCTTGGCTGTCCAGGCCAAGTGTTACGCCTGGACTACAACTAAAGTTACAGCCCAACCCCACAGTGACAAGCGCCAAAACAATTCGTCTAAAACGTCCAAAAGCAGTTTCAACTCAATTCACACAATTCACTAGGTTAACGTGTGGATATATCGAAACATTTTGACAGCATAGCAATCGTTTTGCCGTGTACCGTAACCTTGTTGAACGCTAATGTGCTAGCCAACGTTTGCTTGGTAGCGTTGGTAAGATAGCGTTACGGCTAACGGGAGCTAGCAACATTAGCAGACAGGACGCCAACAAGCTACACAAGGCTATAGACTTGCATTCCATGCATATTGTAAAATCAATATTGCAGTTTGTTTGTCACAATCGTGAAATTGCATCAAATGAAGATAGCAAGAATAGACTCACAGACCTCACAGGCTGGTTGTCCCCAGTGTCTTGTATTGACTTCAGCCTCAGGTGACTTCTCGACTGGTGCCCGCTCAGGTGTAATCTCGCGAGATAAAGCCGATGTCCCTTACTTTCGAGGCGCACTGCTTTAAAACTCAAACATAGAAATATAAATGTCCAACTTTTGTCTTGACGATAAATGTGATGTTATACTATCCTACCCTAACATGTCACCATATGGTcctattattttaattttaatgtatCTATTTCACAGAATGTTTAGTAGGGGTTGTGAGTGGGGAGGGTAGGATATATAAACGACCCGAACCCTTCAGAGCAGGCAACACGTAACTGAGTATTACCGTTTCTTCAGGTCTGTCTGTAAAGTTCACTTTCAATTACAATGGAAATCGAAGTATTTACAGTAGACGCTTTTACAAACCTTCCGTTCAAAGGGAACCCTGCCGCAATTTGTCCACTTTTACATGTGAGTATTGACATGTTAGGGCCAACTATTTTAACGCACCGTGCATCTGTTGCCTACACCTGTAATCTTTATGATGATCGTCGTCTGCCCTcgtctttttattattattattaattataggCCTATTTCCATGTTTCCAACTCGAATGTTTGATGTGTGATTAAATTAAAGCCTGCTAGgctgaacattttattttacgatatccaaatacatgcacatgtcaaaaaataaataaataagatgtTTGTAGCCTAATGTTTGAATGATAAATGGAACAATGTATTATTAAGTGTAAAGTATTGTAGAAGTAGGGCTATTGGCTAATACCGTTTGGACTAACACTCTCTGAAGCATACTATTTCTGGACTTTGAACTTCTTTGAACGCAGCAAATAGCCAATATTTTACACTTGTCTCTATAGTAGACCAAACAATTAAGGCTACCTTATTTATGCCTTATTATTTTTGAAACTTCTCACTGATACACTTTTATCAGGAACTTGACGATGATGTCTACCAAAAAATAGCAGCGGAGATGAACCTGTCAGAGTCGGCTTTTATCACCAGACTCAACCCTTCAGATGACTTTACCACAGGTCAGTTATAACCATGATATATAGCTGATGTATAGCCTACTAGTATTAGACTTAGTTTAACTATCAAACTGATATGTGAGAGATTGGCTGTTGGGACAGTCATGGGTTTGTTTTTGGTGGTATTGTATAGCTAGTGATAAAATACCCATCCTCAGCAGTCTGGCCAGAAGCTTTGTTAACATAAGTCTACACATGACAAGGATCTGTTCAACCACAGGTTGTAGGTATTGTACAGGGATTTCTACTAACTGGAACCAGGGGCGCCACCCAGGGGTGCCGAGGGGAGGCGTCAGCCACCCTGCTATTCATTTAACTGGAAAGGCATTGCATGTGAAATAAAATGACTGATTTAGTAACCAGCTAACAGTTTCTACACTCTACACACATGTTTCACTTTAccttcaaatatatatatcttttttttttctttttttttaaagcaccaAAGTAAACAAACTTTCATATCAAACCCTCAGGTATGCTATAAACAAAGATTAAAATAACTTGACTTTGGTTTTTGGTGGTTTAAATCTGACTAGAGAGGTGTTTTTATCATATGCAGCAGTTATTTTACATGAAGAGCTCTTTCCAAATGTTTGAGAATCTCACTGATTGACAGGGTCTAGGTTCCGCCTCCGCTGGTTCACACCAACCAATGAGGTGAATCTATGTGGACACGCCACCCTGGCCACTGCAGCCGTTCTGTTTCAGTACAAGAGTAAGACGCACTCAAAGCACTTCTTCTAGTTAGACAATCTCAAAAACGTTACCCAATGCTATTTTGTTTCAACAACCTATTGGTTGCATTACGATTTTAATGTGTAAATTGAAATTAAAGCTGTACAGATTGAGCTGCCTGATGTATGAACCATCTGTGTGAAAACCTGGCTTGTCTTGTCTCGTGTAGAAAATGTAAATCCAGCAGTGGTGTTTGAGACGAAGAGTGGCGAGCTGTCCGTCACCCGGTGTGGGGAACGCATTGTGATGGACTTCCCTCTCAACCCGCCCATCAGGCAGGTCAGCGTACCATTTTGAATCCAGAGAGAGATGTCTGCTGCAGAGCTCAAACACACCCAGTGCTCCTTCAAAAAGAACTGAAGAgtaaagcacaaacaaacacactactCGTTAGTACATCAGTGAACATAGGCATCAAGAGGAAAATAATTGATTAACACCATTTATATTTATAGCACACATGTACTGCTCAACGTGTGAAGTGAAGTATCCAAAGGATGTAGCAAAAGGTTTACATAATGCATAGAAATGACGCCAACAATCAACACATTGTGATTGCCATCTGCAGGATCCCAATGAGTTCAAGGACTTCCTCAAGGTGAGTAGGAGACAGCCGTGAATGCAATCAACACCATGTCTTTCCCTTGAGGGGATAATTAACCTTGATCTTAATGTGCTTGGTCAAGTCAAATAATACCCCTGAGAATGGCATGCGTCTGTCTGTGATGGACTGTgtgagtttagttttttttcttaaCGTGTGCTGCGTCGATGCAGGCTGCTGTAGGGAACCTGCCGGTTACGGACGTGTATCTAAGCCCCAGCACTAAGAAACTCCTTGTTCGATTGGCCGACACCTGTGAGAGGTCAGAACTGAAACACATTCTTATAGGGTATCAATGGCATTGGGTCATACTTTGCTGCCATTGTGTATCGGGTTGATTGATGCATCAGTACAAATGCTTACGATAGAAACGACAAAGCGATCacttttatttgatttattttccaaagcCTTGTATCCTAGTCTTTGACATGCCGTAATTCAAACAATATTGATATTTAATTGTTCTTGCCTTTTGTCATAGTATTATATGAATAACGCTGAAAGGGCTGTTTTTAAAGCACTACATACatgacctcctctctcccaggtCAGCTCTGACCTGTCTGAAGGTGGACCCAGTCGCTCTCCTCTCCAGTGAGAAGAGTGGCAAAGTCAGAGGACTCATCATCACCATGAAAGGTAGTCTCTTCTGCACAATGCTCCTCTACAGCTGACCTAGAAAGAGACCCATATGTGgttggcatgtggctcaggaggtagagcggctagactggtaaccggaaggttgctagtttgatccccggctcctcctagtgtcaATGTGTCTATGAGCAAGActcctaaccctcattgctcctggcgagctggctgttgccttgcacgtttgacactgtgtgtgtgtgtgtgtgtgggtgaatgctGGCCAGTATTGTAAAGCAATAAACAAATGCAGTCCCTTTTCCGTAATACTAATGTCCATACATTGTTCTAGGAGCCCCAGATTGCCAGCCAGGCTATGATTTCTACTCACGCTTCTTCTCTCCATGGAACGGCATCTCAGAGGATCCAGTCACTGGTATGAAAAAATGACTGCTcagatacaaaacacacactgtatgggtggggggagggaattTATCAAGTCAAGTCTTGAAATCACATTACAAATCTAAATGAGTAGCACAAATATTTACATTATGAAACGATTATTCAGATGTTTCTACATTAAGCAGTTCTTTACAGACCATTTTATTTAGGTTTATGTTTGCATATAAAATAGTTTGGTTTGCATCATCATTTAATAAAATGATCACACCATGTTACTTCAAGTAATGAAATTGCTCGTTTTCCCTTGCAGGTTCTGCACATACAGTCTTAGCTTGCTATTGGGCAGACAAACTGCAAAAGAAGAAAATGCTTGGTAATCAACCTATATTCATTATCCCATTAATTCTTAATATTTCTACAATATAATATTGTACTTAGGTAGTGTATTAACCTCCGATTTCAAGAAAATGTTTTCCACATGGAAAACGTACTTTTAACATTGGATTCGATGTCGTTCCAATAACTTAGAACCAGCTTACTACCTGAaccgtgtatgtgtatgtgcagcCTACCAGTGTTCCAAGCGAGGGggagagctggagctggaggtgaGGGATGACGGGAGAGTGAACATATCTGGACAGGCCGTCTTCGTACTGAAGGGAACCATGACACTCTAGAACCATGTTCTGCAAGATTGGGGTCGGCTGATATGCATATGGAGGCTGTGGAATTTATAAGCTTGATGTTTGATAATTTTTTATCCACAATTTTTAAAATCTCATTAAAGATCATCAAAATTTGGTTTACACTGGTCATCCAATGAATCCATATTTTCTAAATCAGGAAAAACCAAGTTCCATAATTTGCAGAATTAAAATTATTTATTGAACAGTTTAATATACAAAACAGATACACTCCAGAAGGTTAAAATTAACGGATCCAATATGTGAGATCAGAGGTAGCTTATAATGCTGGACCTGGTGTAGTTCATTAATCAGTGACAATAAATACAACCCATGGAATAAATTAGAACCTTTAAGTTAACGGCTTGATTCCAACCTAAGAAATGTGTTAGATCTAAACTATAAGTTACATGTTACTGAAGTCGGAGGTATTTGCATGTGCATTGCCTTAGTGATGCTGTGGTGAAGTACCAGGCAAGAGACCGCAACTTAAACTGAGGGATACAATATTATGTTGATATAAAAACTATGAGTGATTTAAAACGGAAAAGCTTACCATGGTTCAAAGAATTAACAAAGTAAATCACATTTATCAGACAGTGACAAAGACATCTACTAACGGAATGATGGTCAGATGACAAAAGCTTATTGGAGTTTCTCACAGTGTACCAACACGCTTTGGCGTTTTAAGCTGAAGGTTATttgattcaaaataaataaatagctctTTATGACAAACTCAGACATACGAGAATGGTGTGCCATTACCAGAGAATTCTAATGGtacttgtctttttttttcggaCATGTACTACTGCTTACCCTGTGAATCTGATCACATTGCATTATTGTCAAAAGCACAGTTGTAGCTTGAAAAGCAGCGTTTCATTTTGACAGTTTGAAAACATTAGCTTACGAAcaattaaacaaatataaaatacaattaagaCATTGGTCCGCATTACCATATGGTTTAGTCATACCAACACTTTGACAAGTTCCTATCCAGTGTCTTCTTGCATGGTTAGCTAGAAAAAGGCATTACAGGTCCATGGTTTCCACGGGAACCTCATAacaggtgcatgctgggaaaagCTTTATGTGCATCTGTAGGGAGCTGAATGATGTGAAGACGGAGTTAAGAAAAGCTTTAAAGTTCCAAGTACATTATATATTTTGCTTTGTGCAATGACACACTTAAAATATATCTAGGTAAAATTCTATCTAAACTGACAACCTATAAGAAAATGTGAAAATAGAATATTCTCATTCTAGATTGAAAGAATAATGAATTAACTTAAATTAATGAATATAGATTTTGTAACACAAAAATAACGTAGAATAATGAGAATAATGTATTGTTTTCATTTCAAACAAAATCTTGTCTTTGGTGTCATTCTTTGATAGAAAGTTGACCACTTTAATACAATATGTGTAGTATCACGGAGGGAATCAGAGCTCTGCATAAAAAGGATATCATGTTCTCCTGCTGCAGATGGTTCAGCAGCTTCTCCAGCGGTGCGTAGCGACGTAGCGTAGCCGCAGAGCCCACCATGAGCAGCTTGTGTTTAGCCCTGGTCACCGCTACGTTCAGACGCCGCCAGTCCTTCAACAGCTCCCCCAACTGTGGAAGACAGGAGGTCAGACACATGACATGTTGTCAGTTATTTCTTTGTGTTGTACTCAAAGAGAATAAGGGTAGAGTAGCTGACACCTTCAAATTAAACGGCTAGACTTTAACTTTTAACCTTTttctgcgcgcgcgcgcacacacacacacacacacacacacacacacacacacacacacacacacacacacacacacacacacacacacacacacacacacacacacacacacacacacacacacacacacacacacacacacaaaagcggtGTTTGTTTCTTACGTTCCCCTCTTCCTGGGTACTTCTGACGAACGAGAGCAAGATGACGCTCTTGTCCCTCCCTTGGTATTTATCCACCGTGTTCACCTCCACGCCACTGAACGCAGTGGCCTGCAGCAGGGTAGAGATGCTCTTCAACTGCTGCCTGTAGGGGGCGATGATGCCCACCTCACTGGCTTTACAGCCGGCCTGAAGAAGAgggacaaataaaaaacagtcAATAGTCCAAGTAACAAACATTGTTAAAAGTGTTAGTTTAAAAGCGGATTGCGAGTGAACATTAGAATCGGGTGGAGAAGATCAAATGCAAACTGTGGTTAATGGTCCAGTAAACcccttttgcaaagcgtttacAACAAACATGAACCATTTAAGCACAGTGCGCCTGCGTGAGAGCTTTTGCTGCTGTTCCTTCTGAACAGCCCTCATGTTTGTGGATGGGCGTTGGCTGTGTGCTAGTACCTTTatcaggagagagagcagggtgtGTATCAGAGCAGCCTCGGTGTGGTTGCTGACGCCTCCTTGCTCCACCGTCTCATAGGCCGGCACctgcaaaacaaaacatgtgACCTTAACATGGGTCACCTCTCCCTCAAACTGTCCTGGTTTATTCCATGACTGCAAGTGACCAACCGTGATTATAGGGTTAGTTTCCTTTATAACGTTTCTCTATCAACCCTCGTCAACAGTTTTTGCGCTGGCGAGGCTGGTTGATAGTTTTATTTGATTTGGATTTTTTCGTGCATTGATACAGAAATGGTAAGAGGGCAGGTGCCCCGTTATTTCAAAAATAATGCACACCCTTGGAACGTTACTGACCATTGTGACCAATCAGGGAAGGATCATTTCATGACGTAGAGGTATCATCTGAAATAAATAACGGCAAGTACCTGGGTGGTATCGAGAAAGCAAACCGGACTGCCGGGCAACAGTGCAGCCTGCACCCACGTCAGATCCTTAGGGGTCGCCTCACAGTGCGAGCTGAGCTCTGATTGGACAGACACCAGGAAGGGCAAGGCGAGCCGGGCGGACGCCGTCCTCTCAGACCCACACTCCAGCCGCCCGTCGTACATCAGACAGTTACTGAGAGACATGATGGGCCTGCAGACACAGAGGAACGCCCAGGGCGTCAAGACTACCCAGTGCAACCACAACCACGATACGCAGGGCGACTCTGCATAACAACTCTGCATGACGTCCTGGTGCTGTGATGAACAGTGGCTGTTGTCACGTATAGGGCACGGCAGCATTGGTCCAGAATATTATTGTATGTGACACACTTTGGTCAATAATGAACGACATATACAAGTGcataaaaaagtaaaatgaaAGTATATATGTgcaaaatgcaaaaaatatgtaagacaatatttacatacaggAGTGCTCAAAACagtgtactactactactactactactactactactactaaaagAAAACGTTAATGACCTGTTCATTCTGTACTGAACATTAAGATGGACCACCGCTTCACTGTGGAGCTCAAGGCGCTTGAACAAGCTTTCATCCATCCCCAAAGAcctagacggagagagaaagaggacttCATTGCACTGCGAAACACAAACTCTTTCCCAGGAGATTTCCTTGTTTTTGGCTCCATATGATTACATTTCATCAATGTTCGCTACAAAATAGTTGCCCATCActtcccttcacccccccccacacacacacacacacacacacacacacacacacacacacacacacacacacacacacacacacacacacacacacacacacacacacacacacacacacacacacacacacacacacacaaagtcatttACCGGGCTTCTTGGTTCTGAACGATGGGGGGCAGTTGCTGGTGATCTCCCACCAGGACAAACCTCTTGACGTAAAACAGAGGGCCCAGGCACACCGGCTGGCTGATCTGAGACGCCTCGTCCATGATGCAGAAGTCAAACCTGCGCCGCGTGAAGATGGGGTGCTTGGTGCCCATGCAGGTGGTGGCCACCAccagctggagggagggagggagggagggagagagggatggaagggaTTGGCTGTTCATTTTTGGCCAGGAATTGGGATATTCTTGTCCAAAAATTGAATCAACTTTGTTTTTATTCCCTTTAAAATCCAACTCTGAATAAACTCTTGGAAGAATGACCTCGTTACAAGTGAGTGTACGGCTATTTTGTTAAAATCCATTATTTATccaacaaattatttttttctattaatTAACAATATATTCTCCTCAATGACCATGCCCATAGAGGGAAAAAGCACTCAAAATTAAGCAGATTGTTAAActaatgtattttatttggaGTGCGTCTGGTCCTCAATCCATGCCCCCTGGTACTGGTGGATCTCTTCAAAGGACTGATGAAGGGGGCTCACCTCCTGGTACTGGTGGATCTCCTCATTAAAGGACTGGTGAGGGGGCTCACCTCCTTGCTGTAGAGCTGATCCAGCGCCGCCAGCGTGTccactcccttcctcctctcactctcagtGTAGGGCAAGATCTCTGGAtgaacctggagagagagaggaccacacacacgagagaggaccacacacacacacacgagagagagacacagagagagagagacacagacagagacacagacaacaccacggagcatgagagagaggcagggagtgaGAGACTGACATCtagacaataaaaaaataaagattggaCTGCACTACATTGGAGAAGAGACAACTACATTATAGAACTACAATATCAACAGCCTTTCAACAAATAATACCAAATTATGAAGCAATAGGCTTCTTATTTCATTTAAACCCGAGTTCCATAAGTCTATAAAAGATAATACACACTCAATGGcacattttgatttgatttccaGTTTCAAGCTACTTTTTCTTTAACAAAAGCCGACTATTGGTCGGAAGGGGGAAAGGTTTCAGAAGGTGAAGAGACAGAAGGTGGAAGAGCTAAAACGTTGTTTTGTCTTAGAAGTTCAACAGAGTGCCAGTTGATGGTCACCACCGAAAGGTCGACTCGTGGTCCGAAACtcaccttctcccccctccccaggcgGAGGAACCCGACCCGGAAGCGCTTGAGCTTCAACAGGATGTTGTCGACGGCTGAGTGGGTGTAGCTGGTCAACAGCACGCTGAACCCACACGCATGCAGGATACGCACCTGACGGACACAGGGAGGGATCATACTGCTGCTTTCGCAATTGGCAactttttacattttcaattgACATTGCTTTATTGCTGCTGGTGTGTTTGCGTCATTTATTTACGTTCCCTAGGTGAAATTAGATTTGTTTTAAAGGGTCTTGTCATGcaaccaggtgtgggtgtgattagctggtaTAAGCCGTTTGGCACAGGGAA is a genomic window containing:
- the LOC130402968 gene encoding phenazine biosynthesis-like domain-containing protein 1; amino-acid sequence: MEIEVFTVDAFTNLPFKGNPAAICPLLHELDDDVYQKIAAEMNLSESAFITRLNPSDDFTTGSRFRLRWFTPTNEVNLCGHATLATAAVLFQYKKNVNPAVVFETKSGELSVTRCGERIVMDFPLNPPIRQDPNEFKDFLKAAVGNLPVTDVYLSPSTKKLLVRLADTCERSALTCLKVDPVALLSSEKSGKVRGLIITMKGAPDCQPGYDFYSRFFSPWNGISEDPVTGSAHTVLACYWADKLQKKKMLAYQCSKRGGELELEVRDDGRVNISGQAVFVLKGTMTL